One Clostridia bacterium DNA segment encodes these proteins:
- the mtnA gene encoding S-methyl-5-thioribose-1-phosphate isomerase produces MIVLKDTLWLDDAKSALVIIDQTLLPNEEYFAELTTTDEIADAIKRLRVRGAPAIGVAAACGAYLAAKKALREGADFYPAVRGDIAILAASRPTAHNLFWALERMEKALASSDSPAASVAAMKAEAERVIDEDIASCTAIGEYGAPLFTDGMRVLTHCNAGRLAAVRYGTALAPIYRAAEKGVRLKVYADETRPLLQGARLTAYELCSAGIDCTLLCDNMAAGLMAKGEIDAVIVGGDRVAANGDTANKTGTLSVAVAAKHFGIPFYVAVPYSTIDPSCATGNDIVIEQRSPGEVTTLWYDKPMAPDGVKVYNPAFDVAPGELITAIITDRGLLRPPYRF; encoded by the coding sequence GTGATTGTTTTGAAAGACACGCTTTGGCTTGACGACGCGAAAAGCGCGCTGGTCATAATCGACCAGACGCTGCTCCCGAACGAGGAGTATTTCGCGGAGCTGACGACTACGGACGAGATCGCCGACGCGATAAAACGTCTGCGCGTACGCGGAGCGCCCGCGATAGGAGTCGCCGCCGCCTGCGGCGCCTACCTCGCCGCGAAAAAGGCGCTGCGCGAAGGCGCCGATTTCTACCCCGCCGTGCGCGGCGATATCGCGATCCTCGCCGCTTCGCGCCCGACGGCGCATAATCTCTTCTGGGCGCTGGAGCGTATGGAAAAAGCGCTCGCGTCATCGGATTCGCCCGCCGCTTCCGTCGCCGCGATGAAGGCCGAGGCGGAGCGCGTCATCGACGAGGATATCGCCTCCTGCACCGCGATAGGCGAATACGGCGCTCCGCTTTTCACCGACGGAATGCGCGTGCTTACGCACTGCAACGCAGGACGGCTCGCCGCCGTCCGCTACGGCACCGCGCTCGCGCCGATCTACCGCGCCGCCGAAAAGGGCGTCAGGCTCAAGGTCTACGCCGACGAAACGCGTCCGCTCCTTCAGGGAGCGCGGCTGACCGCCTACGAGCTCTGCTCCGCCGGTATCGACTGCACCCTGCTCTGCGACAACATGGCCGCCGGACTGATGGCCAAAGGAGAAATCGACGCGGTTATAGTCGGCGGCGACAGAGTCGCGGCGAACGGCGATACCGCCAATAAAACGGGCACGCTCTCCGTCGCGGTCGCTGCAAAGCATTTCGGCATACCCTTTTACGTTGCCGTCCCGTATTCGACGATAGATCCGTCCTGCGCAACGGGAAATGATATAGTCATCGAACAGCGTTCGCCCGGCGAGGTCACGACGCTGTGGTACGATAAGCCGATGGCGCCCGACGGCGTAAAGGTTTATAACCCCGCCTTCGACGTCGCTCCCGGCGAGCTCATAACCGCGATAATAACCGACCGCGGACTGCTCCGCCCGCCGTATCGTTTCTAA
- a CDS encoding DUF1540 domain-containing protein: MTNLRCGVRTCVNNENLQCCLPKVDVAGKTATNCGETCCMSFGERKMFAKNSINAFDAEPATDIGCDAEGCAYNNRGECEAVTVSITGRKATKCYDTECDSFRLRR; encoded by the coding sequence ATGACAAATCTCAGATGCGGCGTAAGGACCTGCGTTAATAACGAAAACCTGCAATGCTGCCTGCCGAAGGTGGACGTGGCCGGCAAGACGGCGACGAACTGCGGCGAGACCTGCTGTATGTCGTTCGGCGAAAGAAAGATGTTCGCCAAAAACTCGATCAACGCGTTCGACGCCGAGCCGGCAACGGATATCGGGTGCGACGCTGAAGGGTGCGCTTATAACAACCGCGGCGAATGCGAAGCGGTGACCGTCAGCATCACCGGCAGAAAGGCGACGAAATGCTACGATACTGAATGCGACAGCTTCCGCCTTCGCCGCTGA